One Methanobacterium sp. genomic region harbors:
- a CDS encoding cobaltochelatase subunit CobN, with the protein MSAANTTTGGDSGGTINSTDLSSSSQNSSLKEVKITGQVLDCVTSKPFPGVNVTVSGNGNKLSSTKTNSKGEYELRFLSNLTQFNVTSSYTGHKSSSQIVNTHQYTSNNSTILQGTATFKLGKPKVVFLFTSSSAVSNTLMNALDQNTHFTSEVYLLKNLPAGLNLTKYDLVFIDYLYTSTPNLDKITPLIEEAKAKDIPVIITTTYYMSNPTNVDSAKLSAIRQYWTNLSPENAKNMIKYISVNFLGVKDTYQAPGTVVKVGIYHPDADKVFSNLTSYLAWYKKYNSNKPTVAVMFGQFSYNKADTAAVDALIRGFEAKGYNVIPYFLDHETYPLGQVDINTFLLYKGKFLPDLVVHYRAAGWDMIRSYNDTMAELISINVPIIKALTYEDSYEKWLNATQGIGSATFAYSVTNGEKQGIIDPIVVATTETDSKGIAQTVPITRQINWIIDRSIAQINLKYKSNANKKVAIIYWTSQPGLSSGVSAGHLDAYASLVNLLQALKDSGYNLGNKKIPTADELAVIIRNQGSNIGNWAPGDLKKLVENYPVVLVPESQYLAWFNKLNAAKRQEVIDAWGEAPGDIMVYTKNGTRYLVLPVIQYGNIILAPEPSRGYTQNGEVMYHSGSVPPTHQYLAFYFWLNNVYNADALINFGRHGTVAWLPGKSATGLDCENDWPAIVSQDMPVIYLFTVEGSESTLPQRRQGAVMISHLIPTMTISGLYGNLTVLNQKLNTYFDQSTSASIKAELKSTILQLTKTIHLDEDMNVNLSTIKDFDQFAIELQDYLQEMESEYITLGLHVLGEPPTGNYSIYMVQSLLGYQFRDYMNANKLTDDQVYLLLEKVLFDKMSAEDAQKSVLNQTKTDLTAYLNLAIIYMNNLELATNEINSTLKALNGGYIPASNIGDPITNPNVLPTGNNMYSFDPRTVPTKEAWNIAVKLVDEMLSSYYKQHGKYPEKVAFMLWATHSIQDKGVMEAEILYLMGLKPKWDSNGYINGTEVIPNLGRPIIDVVITTTSLYLNDYKCVLDVLDAAVRYAATINSTTNYVKTHSDGIYQMLIKKGYSDGDAKQLSMSRIFSQEPGNHHNPLTEVTLGKSGDNMQAVIDTYINTFGYLYGSNATSQILVDLYTAILNGTDMAVFSRDVNANDLLGDDDYYAYFGGLGAAITKITGTAPVMVINNLENPDKPKTETLAESIARDLRTSYFNPTWISALISQGPGAASRFLDITNLLAWDILNPGTATSNQFQAIYDIYVRDSLNLGLNDYFKRNNPYTQQAIMYNLMQAIHSNRWNADSDTRRALANSLATSIKDNGWSGDPLDMNIVNEMFQNMNSVLVDGVKIKLYASTQNPVFATSTPSKPQQGGSTSTGGTSSPGQISNGVTYASAASSTQSSQKSQSGAGNQGQKAYEITKPETSSGSSEDTMLAAILGVILILGLIGAGYFRKDMPNLFKRK; encoded by the coding sequence GTGTCTGCAGCAAATACTACTACTGGAGGTGATTCTGGGGGCACGATAAATTCAACTGATCTCAGCAGCTCCTCTCAAAATAGTTCATTAAAAGAGGTTAAAATTACAGGTCAGGTTCTTGACTGTGTTACCAGCAAACCATTTCCAGGAGTAAATGTGACTGTATCAGGTAATGGAAATAAATTAAGTTCTACTAAGACCAATAGCAAAGGGGAATATGAACTGAGATTTCTAAGTAATTTAACTCAATTCAACGTGACATCGAGTTACACGGGGCATAAATCTTCGTCTCAAATAGTAAATACTCATCAATATACTTCAAATAATTCAACAATATTACAAGGAACTGCTACTTTTAAATTAGGAAAACCAAAAGTAGTTTTCTTATTTACAAGTTCTTCAGCAGTATCAAATACGTTAATGAATGCATTAGATCAAAATACCCACTTTACAAGTGAAGTCTACTTACTTAAAAATCTTCCAGCGGGTCTCAATCTCACTAAATATGACCTGGTATTTATTGACTATCTATACACTTCAACGCCGAATCTAGATAAAATAACTCCCCTAATAGAGGAAGCGAAAGCTAAGGATATACCTGTGATCATTACAACAACTTATTACATGTCAAATCCGACAAATGTGGATTCTGCAAAGCTTTCTGCTATTAGGCAGTACTGGACCAATCTTTCACCAGAAAATGCAAAGAATATGATAAAATATATCTCAGTGAATTTTCTGGGAGTAAAAGATACTTATCAGGCCCCGGGTACTGTAGTTAAGGTCGGTATTTATCATCCCGATGCGGATAAAGTATTTTCAAATTTAACCAGCTATCTGGCATGGTACAAAAAATATAATTCAAATAAGCCAACAGTAGCAGTTATGTTTGGCCAGTTTTCATATAACAAAGCAGATACAGCTGCAGTAGATGCATTAATTAGAGGTTTTGAAGCAAAAGGGTACAATGTAATCCCATATTTCCTTGATCATGAAACATATCCTTTAGGTCAAGTAGATATAAACACGTTTTTATTGTATAAAGGAAAATTCCTTCCAGATTTAGTTGTGCATTATCGTGCTGCCGGATGGGATATGATACGGTCATATAATGATACAATGGCTGAATTAATTTCCATAAATGTCCCTATTATCAAAGCACTGACCTATGAAGATTCATATGAAAAATGGCTAAATGCTACTCAGGGAATAGGATCCGCTACATTTGCATACTCAGTTACAAATGGAGAAAAACAGGGTATAATTGATCCCATTGTTGTTGCAACCACAGAAACAGATTCTAAAGGTATAGCTCAAACAGTACCAATCACACGGCAAATAAACTGGATAATTGATAGATCAATAGCTCAAATAAACCTTAAATACAAATCAAATGCTAATAAGAAAGTAGCTATCATTTACTGGACCTCACAGCCAGGATTGAGTTCTGGAGTTAGTGCAGGACATTTAGATGCATATGCCAGTTTAGTGAACCTTTTACAGGCTTTGAAAGACAGCGGCTATAATTTAGGAAATAAAAAAATTCCTACAGCAGATGAACTTGCGGTGATCATCAGAAATCAGGGTTCAAATATAGGTAACTGGGCACCTGGAGACCTGAAAAAGCTGGTTGAAAATTATCCTGTGGTTTTAGTTCCTGAATCTCAATATTTAGCATGGTTTAACAAGCTTAACGCTGCTAAAAGACAGGAAGTTATTGATGCATGGGGTGAAGCTCCTGGAGATATAATGGTTTACACTAAAAACGGTACACGGTATCTAGTTTTACCTGTAATCCAGTATGGAAACATCATTCTGGCTCCTGAACCATCCCGTGGTTACACTCAGAATGGGGAAGTGATGTATCACAGTGGCAGCGTACCGCCGACTCATCAGTACCTGGCATTCTATTTCTGGTTAAATAATGTTTATAATGCAGATGCATTGATCAACTTTGGAAGACACGGTACGGTGGCATGGTTACCAGGAAAGAGTGCAACTGGTCTGGACTGTGAAAATGATTGGCCTGCGATTGTAAGTCAAGACATGCCTGTAATCTATCTATTTACTGTAGAGGGAAGTGAATCTACTTTACCTCAAAGAAGACAGGGCGCGGTAATGATCAGTCATTTAATACCAACTATGACTATTTCAGGGCTTTATGGTAATTTAACAGTACTGAACCAGAAGTTGAATACATATTTCGATCAATCAACATCGGCATCCATCAAGGCAGAACTTAAAAGTACAATTTTACAGCTGACCAAAACTATTCATCTTGATGAAGATATGAATGTGAACTTATCTACAATCAAGGATTTCGATCAGTTCGCTATTGAACTGCAGGATTATCTGCAGGAAATGGAATCAGAATACATCACGCTTGGGTTACACGTGCTTGGTGAACCCCCAACGGGAAATTATTCTATTTATATGGTACAATCGCTTTTGGGTTACCAGTTTAGAGATTACATGAACGCGAATAAATTAACTGATGATCAGGTATATTTACTGCTTGAAAAGGTTTTATTTGATAAAATGTCAGCTGAAGATGCTCAAAAATCGGTCTTAAACCAAACTAAAACTGATTTAACGGCCTATCTAAATCTGGCCATAATATACATGAATAATCTTGAACTGGCAACTAACGAGATCAACAGCACTTTGAAAGCATTAAATGGGGGTTATATTCCTGCATCTAACATTGGAGACCCAATTACAAATCCAAATGTGCTTCCTACTGGAAATAACATGTATTCATTTGACCCTAGAACAGTACCTACCAAGGAAGCATGGAATATCGCTGTGAAACTGGTGGACGAAATGCTGTCTTCTTACTATAAACAGCATGGAAAATATCCAGAAAAAGTAGCCTTCATGCTGTGGGCTACACATTCAATTCAGGATAAGGGTGTAATGGAAGCTGAAATACTCTATTTGATGGGTTTAAAACCTAAATGGGATAGTAATGGATATATTAACGGTACAGAGGTAATCCCTAATCTTGGAAGGCCTATAATCGATGTTGTAATCACTACAACTTCTCTTTACTTGAACGACTATAAATGCGTCCTGGATGTACTTGATGCTGCTGTAAGATATGCTGCGACCATCAACAGCACAACAAATTACGTTAAAACTCATTCAGATGGTATCTATCAGATGCTTATTAAAAAAGGCTACAGTGATGGGGATGCTAAGCAGCTTTCGATGTCCAGAATATTCTCTCAAGAACCTGGAAATCACCATAACCCGCTAACAGAGGTTACCCTGGGTAAAAGTGGGGATAATATGCAGGCAGTCATTGACACCTATATAAATACATTTGGTTATTTATATGGTTCAAATGCGACTTCCCAAATTCTTGTAGACCTTTACACAGCAATCCTCAATGGAACTGATATGGCGGTTTTCAGCAGAGATGTAAATGCTAACGACCTGCTTGGTGATGACGACTACTATGCGTACTTTGGGGGTTTGGGCGCAGCTATCACTAAAATAACTGGTACTGCACCTGTAATGGTCATAAATAATCTTGAAAATCCAGATAAACCCAAAACAGAAACTCTAGCTGAGTCGATAGCCCGTGATTTAAGAACTAGTTACTTCAATCCTACTTGGATTAGCGCATTAATTTCTCAGGGACCAGGTGCAGCCAGCCGTTTCTTGGATATTACGAATCTGCTGGCGTGGGATATATTAAATCCAGGTACTGCTACTTCAAACCAGTTCCAAGCAATTTATGATATATATGTCAGAGATAGCTTGAATTTGGGGCTTAATGACTATTTCAAAAGAAACAATCCTTACACACAGCAGGCAATCATGTATAACCTTATGCAGGCTATCCATTCAAACCGCTGGAATGCAGATTCTGATACTCGAAGAGCTTTAGCTAATAGTTTGGCTACTTCAATTAAAGATAATGGATGGAGTGGTGATCCTCTGGACATGAATATTGTAAACGAGATGTTCCAAAATATGAATTCTGTGCTTGTGGATGGAGTTAAAATCAAATTGTATGCTTCCACACAGAACCCTGTATTTGCAACGTCTACTCCTTCTAAACCGCAACAGGGAGGATCTACTTCTACAGGTGGAACTTCATCACCAGGTCAAATTTCTAACGGAGTTACTTACGCTTCAGCTGCAAGTTCTACACAAAGTTCGCAGAAATCACAATCTGGTGCAGGTAATCAGGGACAAAAAGCGTATGAGATAACTAAACCAGAAACTTCATCTGGATCTTCAGAAGATACAATGTTAGCAGCAATATTAGGAGTTATCCTTATACTTGGTTTGATAGGTGCGGGTTATTTCAGAAAGGATATGCCAAATCTATTTAAAAGGAAATAA
- a CDS encoding DHA2 family efflux MFS transporter permease subunit produces MNVLEKKWRILFAIAIGTIMVPINASIVNVSLPTITAFFSTTIASSEWVITAYLINLLGFVLLFGRLGDFYGHERVYMAGLISFLATSILCSLSPSITYLIIFRSLQGIAAALMISVSLGIVKSAFPHSQTGKALGIYAVAISAGLAIGPAIGGLIQTFFGWQTIFLVNIPMGITSFLLCYKVLTRDETKPVKLDVPGAILQYFCLFSVVYLLNDIQTSKLDNLTIIMAVVAVTTLMLFIWNEKRADDPLLDLEIFKNKTFSAFNLSLYFNYICMYMILFIMPFYLQKVLLCNPALTGVVLTVNPVVMMILAPVSGTLADRLGSRPLAIMGALISALAFYSMTSLTMFSNVFDVVWRLALLGIGAAIFQAPNNRAIMTVIPDKKKGLASSILVTMRNLGMVFGVSIAGILLYTTISPDALQQNQLYDLAAYNFTSGMHLIMMLGAFLSIIILILSPVGIYRKKITETKEIIQESDIIPAPQDILEESSEIINELELVKHSKELLEDSELLRYSKEIIEDPSILKRPKDILKEKIEELNLEISKKNGK; encoded by the coding sequence TTGAATGTTTTAGAGAAAAAATGGAGGATATTATTTGCAATTGCCATAGGGACCATAATGGTGCCTATTAACGCTAGTATTGTTAATGTTTCATTACCTACAATCACTGCTTTCTTTTCTACAACTATTGCGAGCTCAGAATGGGTAATAACGGCTTATCTAATTAATTTACTGGGTTTTGTCTTATTATTTGGCCGATTGGGTGATTTCTATGGTCATGAAAGGGTATACATGGCGGGGCTGATTAGTTTCCTTGCTACATCAATTTTATGTAGTTTATCCCCTTCAATAACTTATTTGATAATTTTCAGGAGCTTACAGGGAATTGCTGCGGCGTTGATGATTTCAGTGTCTTTAGGTATAGTTAAGAGTGCTTTTCCACATAGTCAAACTGGTAAAGCTTTAGGTATATATGCAGTGGCCATATCTGCAGGTTTGGCGATTGGTCCAGCAATTGGGGGGTTAATACAAACATTCTTTGGCTGGCAAACTATATTTCTGGTAAATATTCCCATGGGTATAACCAGTTTTTTGCTTTGTTATAAAGTTTTAACAAGAGATGAAACTAAACCAGTTAAATTAGATGTTCCTGGAGCAATATTGCAGTATTTTTGCCTTTTTTCTGTAGTATACTTGCTTAATGATATTCAGACATCAAAATTAGATAATTTAACAATAATAATGGCTGTTGTGGCTGTAACAACATTAATGTTGTTTATCTGGAATGAGAAAAGGGCAGATGATCCCCTTCTGGATCTTGAAATATTTAAAAACAAAACATTTTCCGCATTTAACCTCAGTCTGTACTTCAACTATATCTGCATGTATATGATCCTATTTATCATGCCTTTCTACCTGCAGAAGGTTTTACTATGTAATCCTGCATTAACTGGAGTTGTATTAACTGTTAACCCTGTAGTTATGATGATTTTGGCCCCTGTAAGTGGGACATTGGCTGATAGGCTAGGTTCAAGACCTCTGGCAATTATGGGAGCATTAATAAGCGCTTTAGCATTTTATTCTATGACCTCCCTTACCATGTTCTCTAATGTCTTTGATGTTGTATGGAGATTAGCTCTTTTAGGAATAGGCGCTGCAATCTTTCAGGCCCCAAATAACAGGGCCATTATGACCGTTATACCTGATAAAAAGAAAGGATTAGCTTCTAGTATTTTAGTAACCATGAGAAATCTGGGAATGGTATTTGGAGTATCAATTGCAGGCATACTGCTGTATACCACCATAAGCCCGGATGCTTTACAGCAAAATCAGCTCTATGACCTGGCGGCATATAATTTTACAAGTGGAATGCACTTGATAATGATGTTAGGGGCTTTTTTAAGCATAATTATACTTATACTTTCTCCAGTGGGTATCTACAGGAAGAAAATCACTGAAACTAAAGAGATAATTCAGGAGTCAGATATAATACCTGCACCACAGGATATACTTGAAGAATCAAGTGAAATAATAAATGAATTAGAACTGGTAAAGCATTCAAAGGAATTACTTGAAGATTCGGAACTTTTGAGGTATTCAAAAGAAATAATTGAAGACCCTTCTATATTGAAACGGCCGAAAGATATTTTAAAGGAGAAGATTGAGGAATTGAATTTGGAGATCTCAAAGAAGAATGGCAAATAG
- a CDS encoding cobaltochelatase subunit CobN, producing the protein MKKIKKQAILLIITFVFVLALCGGVSAANSQGGNDTGQFQINNSISNSNNIKSTEQPVDPEITLNVTLEHPEALSGNKLPTVKVKDTSGKTITNVNVVKVKNNQYKVNFISDKTSFKLTVGALGHVSQTVNVLVSQRDATDPVLYGDTSVNLRAYNLLIISGSSSYAKPFVDSNKKLRDKGYYFNMKFFTSTDLTSADTKAKIKHSASKADLIVIEMISESGTLSNLMPLLQDSKAKIMALRCGVAFLNNDSIDSNDTELRTYWDGTGTDNMERFQLRALQRVGMYVEPSENLSVINYPTEFIYHPDSTTPQFTTWNDYLKWYTQSGHYKSGKAWVGIMMYASTFFNGNGEMSISILRSLEAKGLNVVLAITASSDTARANAITKYFLNGNSSRIGALVACVGYNIIYNNPQNSTDLLKKMNVPIFAPIYASDLEAWKNSSSGLSSEVYWQVAMPEMEGRIEPIIMGGVESAETDPYTGIVVKNYQPLPDRIERITNRVYNWILLQTLPNNAKKIAIIYYNTAGGKDGVGASYLNVPESISAILQALKASGYKVSGNYSVESIINLFLTAGNNVGSWAPGELKKVVDAGAITIPLSEYMKWFNTLPKELKDEVIAKWGPAPGNVMVYNGKIVLPGIMLGNIFIGAQPMRGWGENSTDIAHSSTLPPTHQYIAFYMWLQKNMGANAVIHMGTHGTLEWLPGKSVGLGEDDWPDILLGDMPNIYPYIVDNTGEGTQAKRRGYAVIIDHLTAPLIISGLYGDLSTLQDLINSYDNTADKQRKTALEKQIRALVTKLNLDQDIDLNMNTANFETIKNEVEHHLEDLAATLMPYGLHTFGVALNGTILDQMVESIVSFDPANRDNAEFRAKIRAAISQNYEMEALLAALNGEFVSPALGGDPIRKPDVLPTGSNFYSFDPRSAPDQAAWEIGKKMADDMLKDYYKKNGHYPETVGVVLWSTETMRTNGQTIAMILRYMGLEPVWKSGRFVGVKVTPLSELQRPRVDVVVTISGLFRDTFSYTIDILDNAFRQVANLSESTSNNFVKKHYQNNYNKYVNSGMSSKDADILAGARIFGEAPGSYGTGVAAQVPSTSKWKDQSDLVDTYLSRMSYIYGAGTYGLQGLQAFKDQLKTVQATVQVRDNNYGVLDNDDVYQYLGGLSMAVKSLSGNDASVYIANTRLNPKIETLDNFLATEFRTRLANPKWKEGMLNEGFSGAHEIANEISYMFAWDAVQPNVVKDWMYETLAKDYMTNPDVRSALLKSNPYAYTSILGWMLEANRRNMWSAEKATLTELANQYINYANQYGVTCCHHTCANIDFSNFVVMSSSLSTAQLKQFADMMNKATSQTLTVDSKGANSQNENSDKGQSSTGKGSGSAGSSGSGVGSVGAAAVTAATKSASSSNSASVASGSKNAYEVSTAASSGASGSSGVPALAIIGVISILCMLGLGYFKKDILNLLKQSKK; encoded by the coding sequence GTGAAAAAGATTAAAAAACAAGCGATTTTATTAATCATTACATTTGTTTTCGTGCTAGCTCTATGTGGAGGAGTATCAGCAGCAAATTCACAGGGAGGTAATGATACAGGTCAATTTCAAATAAACAATTCAATATCAAACTCTAATAATATTAAAAGTACAGAACAACCTGTTGATCCAGAAATCACCTTGAATGTTACTTTAGAACATCCAGAGGCTCTTTCTGGTAACAAACTACCAACTGTAAAAGTAAAAGACACCAGTGGGAAAACTATTACTAATGTGAATGTTGTTAAGGTTAAAAATAATCAGTATAAGGTTAATTTTATCAGTGATAAAACAAGTTTCAAACTGACTGTGGGTGCCTTAGGGCATGTGTCTCAAACAGTGAATGTATTAGTCTCACAGAGAGATGCCACGGATCCTGTACTTTATGGTGATACATCTGTAAATTTGAGGGCATATAACCTGCTTATAATAAGTGGATCTTCGTCCTATGCCAAGCCGTTCGTTGATTCCAACAAGAAACTCAGGGACAAGGGCTACTACTTCAACATGAAATTCTTCACCAGCACGGATTTAACATCTGCAGACACCAAAGCGAAGATAAAACACTCGGCATCCAAGGCGGATCTCATAGTCATAGAGATGATAAGTGAATCCGGCACACTTTCAAATTTAATGCCGCTTCTGCAGGATTCAAAGGCTAAAATAATGGCTTTAAGATGTGGTGTTGCATTTTTAAATAACGACAGCATCGATTCCAATGACACAGAGCTTCGTACCTACTGGGACGGAACCGGTACAGACAACATGGAAAGGTTCCAGCTCAGAGCACTTCAAAGGGTTGGCATGTATGTTGAACCCTCTGAAAACCTGAGCGTCATAAACTATCCAACCGAGTTCATATACCATCCAGACTCAACCACACCACAGTTTACAACCTGGAACGACTACCTGAAATGGTACACTCAGAGCGGACACTACAAGTCTGGTAAGGCATGGGTAGGTATAATGATGTACGCCTCTACATTCTTCAATGGAAACGGTGAAATGTCCATCAGTATACTAAGAAGCCTGGAAGCCAAGGGCTTGAATGTGGTTCTGGCTATAACAGCATCAAGTGACACTGCCCGGGCAAATGCCATAACAAAATACTTTTTGAATGGTAACTCCTCTCGTATAGGTGCCCTTGTGGCATGTGTTGGTTACAATATCATATACAATAACCCTCAAAACAGCACAGATCTTCTGAAAAAGATGAATGTGCCAATATTTGCCCCTATATATGCTTCAGACCTTGAAGCTTGGAAGAACAGTTCTTCAGGACTTTCCAGTGAAGTTTACTGGCAGGTTGCAATGCCTGAAATGGAAGGAAGGATCGAACCTATCATTATGGGAGGGGTTGAATCTGCAGAAACTGATCCATACACAGGAATCGTTGTCAAAAATTACCAGCCACTACCGGATAGGATAGAAAGAATAACTAACCGGGTTTATAACTGGATATTACTTCAAACACTCCCTAACAATGCGAAAAAGATAGCAATTATTTACTATAACACTGCAGGGGGCAAAGATGGAGTCGGTGCTTCATATCTCAACGTTCCTGAGAGTATATCAGCAATACTCCAAGCACTTAAAGCATCAGGGTACAAAGTATCAGGCAACTATTCAGTTGAATCTATAATTAACCTGTTCCTGACAGCTGGAAATAACGTGGGTTCATGGGCTCCAGGAGAGCTTAAAAAGGTTGTGGATGCAGGTGCAATAACCATACCTCTCAGTGAATACATGAAATGGTTTAATACATTACCTAAAGAACTTAAAGACGAAGTAATTGCTAAATGGGGTCCTGCCCCAGGTAATGTCATGGTATATAATGGTAAAATTGTTTTACCTGGTATCATGCTGGGTAACATATTCATTGGTGCACAGCCGATGAGGGGATGGGGAGAAAACTCCACAGACATCGCCCACTCATCAACGCTACCGCCCACTCATCAATACATTGCATTCTACATGTGGTTGCAGAAGAATATGGGCGCCAATGCAGTTATACACATGGGAACACACGGGACCCTGGAATGGTTGCCGGGAAAAAGTGTGGGACTTGGTGAAGACGACTGGCCAGATATTCTTCTTGGAGATATGCCTAACATCTACCCTTATATTGTTGATAACACTGGAGAAGGAACTCAGGCTAAACGAAGGGGTTACGCAGTGATAATTGATCACCTCACAGCTCCACTCATAATTTCAGGTCTCTATGGGGATCTTTCGACCCTTCAGGATCTCATAAACAGCTATGACAATACGGCAGACAAACAGCGTAAAACAGCTCTGGAAAAACAGATCAGAGCACTTGTAACTAAACTGAATCTGGATCAGGATATTGATCTCAACATGAACACTGCAAACTTCGAAACAATTAAAAATGAAGTTGAACACCATTTAGAGGATCTTGCAGCCACACTCATGCCCTATGGACTCCATACATTTGGAGTTGCATTGAATGGCACCATCTTGGATCAGATGGTCGAATCCATAGTGAGCTTTGATCCTGCAAACCGAGACAATGCGGAGTTCCGAGCAAAAATAAGGGCGGCAATATCTCAAAACTATGAAATGGAGGCTCTGCTTGCAGCTTTGAATGGAGAATTCGTATCACCTGCTCTGGGTGGTGATCCAATTCGTAAACCAGATGTGCTTCCGACAGGTTCCAATTTCTATTCCTTTGACCCAAGATCAGCTCCAGATCAAGCAGCTTGGGAGATAGGTAAAAAAATGGCTGATGACATGCTAAAAGATTACTACAAGAAAAATGGACACTACCCTGAAACAGTGGGAGTTGTGCTCTGGTCAACTGAAACCATGCGTACTAATGGTCAGACCATAGCTATGATACTCCGGTACATGGGTTTGGAACCAGTATGGAAGTCCGGTAGATTCGTAGGTGTTAAGGTAACTCCGTTGAGTGAGCTCCAGAGGCCCCGTGTCGATGTAGTTGTAACAATAAGCGGTCTCTTCAGGGATACATTCTCTTACACCATAGACATTCTGGATAACGCCTTCCGTCAGGTCGCAAACCTGTCTGAGAGCACCAGCAACAACTTCGTTAAGAAGCACTACCAGAACAACTATAACAAGTATGTGAACAGTGGCATGAGCTCTAAAGATGCAGATATCCTGGCAGGGGCCAGAATATTTGGAGAAGCGCCTGGAAGTTATGGAACTGGAGTTGCAGCACAGGTACCATCCACGTCCAAGTGGAAAGATCAGTCTGATCTCGTGGACACATACCTCTCAAGGATGTCCTACATCTATGGTGCAGGGACTTATGGTTTACAGGGACTTCAGGCGTTCAAGGATCAGCTGAAAACTGTACAGGCAACTGTACAGGTGAGGGACAACAATTATGGAGTTTTAGACAACGACGATGTTTACCAGTATCTGGGTGGTCTTTCAATGGCTGTAAAAAGCCTTTCTGGGAATGATGCCAGTGTTTACATTGCCAACACACGGTTAAATCCAAAGATAGAGACATTGGATAACTTTTTAGCCACTGAGTTCCGAACCAGACTTGCAAATCCTAAGTGGAAAGAGGGAATGCTTAACGAAGGATTTTCAGGTGCCCATGAAATTGCAAATGAGATAAGTTACATGTTTGCATGGGATGCAGTGCAGCCCAACGTAGTTAAGGATTGGATGTACGAAACCCTGGCTAAAGATTACATGACCAATCCGGATGTCCGCAGTGCCCTGCTTAAATCGAACCCCTACGCATATACGTCTATATTGGGATGGATGCTTGAGGCAAACCGGAGAAACATGTGGAGTGCTGAAAAGGCTACCTTAACTGAACTTGCTAATCAATATATTAATTACGCTAATCAGTATGGTGTTACCTGCTGCCACCACACGTGTGCTAACATTGATTTCAGCAATTTTGTGGTGATGAGCTCTTCATTGAGCACGGCTCAGCTTAAACAGTTCGCGGATATGATGAATAAGGCTACTAGTCAAACTTTAACTGTAGACTCTAAAGGGGCAAATTCACAGAATGAAAATTCTGATAAAGGCCAATCTAGTACAGGTAAAGGCAGTGGCAGCGCCGGTTCTTCTGGAAGCGGCGTGGGAAGTGTTGGAGCAGCAGCGGTTACAGCTGCAACTAAAAGTGCTTCAAGCAGTAACAGTGCTTCAGTAGCTTCAGGTAGTAAAAATGCCTATGAAGTATCTACAGCAGCTTCTAGTGGTGCGTCAGGATCTTCAGGAGTTCCGGCACTGGCTATAATTGGTGTAATATCAATTTTATGCATGCTTGGCCTTGGTTACTTCAAAAAAGATATTTTAAACCTGTTAAAACAGTCTAAAAAATAA
- a CDS encoding peptidylprolyl isomerase: MKKAIIETDKGNIELVLFDKEAPNTVANFEKLAKEGFYNGLTFHRVIPNFVIQGGCPKGNGTGGPGYTIKCEINPHKHGAGALSMAHAGKDTGGSQFFITHSPQPHLDGVHTVFGKVVKGMDVVNKIKQNDVMNKVTVFDE; encoded by the coding sequence ATGAAAAAGGCAATAATTGAAACTGATAAAGGGAATATAGAACTTGTACTTTTTGATAAAGAAGCTCCAAATACAGTAGCTAACTTTGAAAAGCTTGCAAAAGAAGGATTTTACAACGGCCTGACTTTCCACAGAGTTATACCTAACTTTGTTATTCAGGGAGGATGTCCTAAAGGAAATGGAACTGGTGGGCCCGGTTACACTATAAAATGTGAAATAAACCCTCACAAACACGGTGCAGGAGCTCTTTCCATGGCTCACGCAGGTAAAGACACTGGCGGTAGTCAGTTTTTCATTACCCATTCTCCACAGCCACACCTTGACGGAGTACATACCGTTTTTGGTAAAGTTGTTAAAGGAATGGATGTTGTAAACAAAATAAAACAGAATGACGTAATGAATAAGGTTACTGTCTTTGACGAATAA